The genome window TGGTTGCCGAAGCTGCCGGGAAATACGTGCTGCCGCCGTTCGATTTATTGGATGAAGATGAAACTCAAAGCAAGGTTTCCCGCGAAGAATTGATGGCAAACGCCGATCGCCTGGAACATACACTCGCAAACTTCAACGTTAAAGCGTTTGTGAAAAAGGTGATCGAAGGTCCCGTAATTACACTGTATGCAGTGCGTCCGGCAGAGGGTGTAAAAATTAGCCAAATCACCAATCTGTCCGATGACCTTGCACTGGCGATGAAAGCCCGCGGAATCCGGATGATCGCACCGATTCCCGGTGAATCTGCAATCGGGATCGAAATTCCCAATCGCAAACCCTCAATCGTATATTTCAAATCTGTGATGCGTTCGGAAAAATTTCAGCAACATCCCGGACAATTGGTGCTGGGCATGGGCAAAACCATCGGCGGCGAAGTGTTTTGTGCAGACCTCACCCGGATGCCGCACCTGCTGATCGCCGGTGCAACCGGTGCCGGGAAAAGCGTTGGCATCAATACGATTATCACCAGCATTATTTATCGCGTTCCGCCCAGCGATGTCAAATTTGTGATGATCGACCCCAAAAAATTGGAGCTTTCCCTTTACGCAAAACTGAAAGATCAGTATTTGGCGATTTGCCCGGACATCGACGAAACGGTGATCACCCATCCGCAAAACGCCATTTTGGTGTTGCGCGCAGCGGTCAACGAAATGGAAGAGCGATACGATATTCTCGCCAAAGTTGGCGTTCGCGATATCATTTCTTACAACAAACGTGTTGAAAAATTGCAGCAATCCGGTGAAAAAATCGAATACCGGAAATTACCTTATATTGTTGTTATTATTGATGAATTGGCGGATTTAATTTTAACGGCGTCCCGCGAAGTGGAAGAGCCGATTACCCGATTGGCGCAGATGGCGCGAGCCGTTGGTATTCACTTGATCGTTGCCACGCAACGTCCGTCGGTTGATATTTTGACCGGTTTAATCAAAGCGAATTTCCCCACACGGATTGCCTATCAGGTTGCCACCCGCCCGGATTCCAAAACGATTCTGGATATGTATGGCGCCGAGAAACTCATCGGGAACGGCGATATGCTTTTTCTCCCGCCGGGAACCGGCAAACCGGTGCGGTTGCAAAACCCGTATATTTCTACCGAGGAAGTAGAGCATATTATTCAACATGTGCGCAAACAACCCAAATTTCCGCCGTATGAACTGAAGCTGTTGCGCGATGTGCGCGAACCGAGCAGCGAAGCTGTCAAAAAATTCAATCAGGACGATTTGTTCGATAAAGCCAAAGAGATTGTCATTCGTCATCAATCGGGATCTACTTCGCTGTTGCAGCGTAAATTACAAATTGGTTACGCCCGCGCCGGCAGGCTGATGGATGCGTTGGAACAAGCCGGAATTGTGGGACCGAGCCAGGGCAGTAAAGCCCGGGATGTGCTGATTTCATCGATGGATTCATAACATGTGATCGGCGTAAGTTAAAGAAAAACAATTATTCAGGAGAGTTTGATGATCCGTTTTTTTTGGCAAAAAATGATGTTGCTTTCAGTGTTGGGGTTAATGGTTGTCAGCCAGGTGGCTGTTGCGGAAAATGTTGACGATGTGATCAAAAAAGTGCAGAAAAAATACCGCAGCGCTAAAAATATCCATATAGAATTTACCGAAAAAGTGCGATTTTCCCTAACCGGGACAGAAGTTGAAGTGCCAGCTGTTTTGCAAATGGAAGGGCAGGACAAATTCCGGCTCGAATCCGAGGATCAACTGGTGGTAAACAACGGTGAAACGTTCTGGCGATTCAACAAACTGGATAGTCAGGTATTGGTTGATTATGCAAAAAAGAGCGATCAGGATGTGATGCTTAACACATTTCTGAATGACTTCCGGGACCAATATTATGCGCAACTTTTAGAAGAAATGAAAATTGAAGGTGTGAATCATTACGTAATACGATTAACGCCTAAACCTAATGAAAACAGCATTTTTACATCTGTAAAAATATGGGTGAAAGATAAAGATTGGGAAATTGACCGCCTGATTTACGAGGATTACAACACCAACGAAACCGAATATGTTATTTCAAAAACCAACTTCGATCCCAAATTTCAGGAAACCCTTTTCTCGTTTAATCCGCCGGAAGGAATTGAGGTAATCGATCTCCGTTTGTAAAAAAATATCGAAAACAACTACAGATCATTTTAACAATACAATAATGCAACTATGCTGAGCGTATCGGTATAGCTGCATTTTTATCTTTCAGCGATCGCAAAATTTGTAAAATGGTAAAGTTTTACACTCAAACGCCGATGATAAATTTCTTATCTGGCGTTTTTTATTTTATTGGCCGGAAAGTGCTTTTGGCACTTTTTATCTGCATTTGCCTTTACTAAATTGGCACTGAAAATCAATAACATTGTTTTTGAAATACCAGATCCTTGAATATTTATTTCAGGACTTAGCTCGAGGGGAGAACGCGTGGAAAATTACCGCGAAAATTTTGAAAACGAACAGGAACTGAGTCTCCAGGATTATTTACGCGTGTTGTATGGCGGGCGATTTATAATTCTGGCATCTTTTTTGGCTGTGCTGGTTTCCACAGCCATTTTTACGTTTATGTCCGAGCCAGTTTATGAAGCCGGTGCAACAATTCTGGTCGAAGATGAACGCTCGGTAGAACGTGCCCTGTTCGATGTAAATTACCTTAGCCAGCAATCGACGATGATTGCCAATCAGGTGGAAATTTTAAAAAGCCGGACATTGGCAGAACGTGTAGTTCAATCGTTGGAAGCTGCGCCCTATCGCGATTCTCTGGAAATTTTTCAGCCGCTTTCGGATGATAGCTATCTGGTTATGCGGGAGCAGGCGGATTGGTTGATGGCGCATCTGACCATCACGCCGCGTCAGGAATCGGATGTCATCGAACTGCGGTTTTCTGCCGGCAGCGCGTTCGAAGCAGCGGAAATTTGCAACGTCATCACCCGAACATACCAACAGTTGAATAAAGAATACAACTTAAGCGAATTCAAAGAGTTACGCGAGTTTTTGGAATTTCAGTTGAACAAGAAAAACGAAGAGTTGCGCAAATCTGAAGAAGAATTGCGAACCTACCGCGAAAACCGCAAACTGGTTGCACTGGACGAAAGCACCCGGGAATTGATTACCCGTGTTGCGGAAGCACAGGCGCAATTGGAAGCTTCGCTGGTGGAAATGGAAGCAAATCAGGAGCAAAAGCGCAGTTTGGAACGGCAATTGGAAGACCGCCGGGAAACAATGGCAACGGAAGTCACCCAAATTTCCAGCCCGTTGTTGGAAGAATTGCAGAGAGAATATGCAAAAGTTGTTAACGAAAAAGTGAAATACGAAACCTTACTGGCACAGGAACCCACGATTGACCCGAAAGTTTACAGCTCCCAAATTCAATCGTTAAAAAGCCGGATTGAAGCCGTTCAAATGCGATTAAAAGAGGAAGCTGAACGCATCGCCAACACCAGCATGGTTGCAGATCCGCTGGAAATCGCCCAGAGTTTGATCAAGTCGATTCTGGAAATTGAAACACGGATCAAAGGTGGCAGTGCAAAAATTAACGCGCTCCGCGATGTCGTCAGTCATTATGATAGACAGCTGGAGTTGCTCCCGGCGCAAGGGTTGGATCTGGCAAGGCTGGAGCGCCAGGTTGAAGTGGACAAAAACACCTACATTTTATTGACCCAGAAATTGGAAGAAACCCGAATCACAGAAGCTGGACAAAAGGAAACCATTCGTGTGGTGGATCGTGCGATCGAGCCGGAATATCCGGTCAGCCCTAAAAAAGCCCGCAATTTACTGCTCGGTGCCATTTTGGGTTTGGGTTTGGGTATCGGGTTAACATTCCTCACGGAATATCTGGATAACTCCATCAAAAACCCGGAAGTGCTGGAGCGAATGAAGTTGTCCGTTTTAGCAATCATTCCGGAAATTTCCGAAAAAGAAGCGCTGAGCAAAGTGGCCGCCGCAAACGGACAGGGCAAAAATGGCAAAGCACTTTCGTTGGAAAAACCCTCGGAAGCGCGATTGATCACCCACATCGACCCGAAATCACCGGTTTCGGAAGCGTTCCGCACTCTGCGAACAAATATTCAATTTCAGCAATTGAAAGCAGAAGATACAACCTTGATGGTTACCAGTTCCACGCCAAAAGAAGGTAAATCGACGACCATAGCCAACCTCGCAATTACGATGGCGCAAATGGGCGGAAAAACCCTGTTGGTGGATACGGATTTGCGTCGCCCGGTTGTGCATTCCATTTTCAATGAGAAAAAGGATCGTGGAATTACCAACTTTTTAATGGGGAAAATGGAATTTGACGATGTCGTCAAACCGACTTTTGTTGATAATTTATATATTGTTTCTTCGGGACCATTGCCGCCGAATCCATCGGAATTGCTGGCATCGGACGAGATGGACGAATTTATCCGGCAGGCAAAAGAAAAATTTGACCTGGTGTTGTTCGACAGTCCGCCCATCATCGCTGTAACAGATGCCGCGATTTTAAGCACCAAACTTGGTGGTGTTATTGTTGTTATCAAAGCACACCAAACCGATAAAAATGCTGTTATGCGTGCCAAATCATTATTGGATAACGTTAATGCAAATATCGTCGGCTGTCTATTGAATGGTGTGAATCTCGAACGGTCGTATGGCTCGTATTATTATCATTATTACTATCAATATTACAGTTATTACGGTCATGATCTTAAGCGTAAAAAATCACAGAAAGCATAATCAAAACGAATTTATTTTAGTGTTTTACGGAAGAGGAGCCATTTATGAAGTTAACAATCATTGGAACCGGATATGTGGGATTGGTTGCCGGCGCATGCTTTGCAGAAAGCGGTAACAACGTTATTTGCATGGATAAAGATGAAAACAAGATCGGCAAGTTGAAAAGCGGTGTGATCCCGATTTACGAACCGGGACTGGACCTGCTGGTAAAGCGGAACCAGAGCAACGGCCGGTTAACGTTTACCACAGATATGCAGGCGGCGGTACAAAAATCGGATGTCATTTTTATCGCTGTGGGAACCCCTCCCGGAGAGGACGGCTCAGCGGATTTGTCTTATGTGCTAGCTGTTGCCAAATCCATTGGTGAGCACATGAATGCACATAAAATTGTGGTTAACAAAAGCACCGTTCCGGTGGGAACTGCGGACAAAGTTGCTGATGCCGTTCGCAAACACACGGATTTGCCATTCAACGTGGTGTCCAATCCTGAATTTTTGAAAGAAGGCGCGGCGATAGACGATTTTATGTATCCCGATCGCGTCATTATCGGCACCAGCTCCAACGAAGTAGCAGAAGTAATGAAAGAGCTGTATTCGCCGTTTGTGCGCACCGGAAACCCCATCATTATAATGGATGAGCGCAGCGCAGAAGTAACCAAATACGCCGCAAACTCCATTTTGGCAACCAAAATTTCATTCATGAATGAAATTGCCAACCTCTGCGATTGCATTGGTGCAGATGTAGAAATGGTTCGAAAAGGCATCGGTTCGGATAAACGGATCGGTTATTCCTTTATTTTCCCCGGTGTTGGTTACGGTGGCTCATGCTTCCCGAAAGATGTGAAAGCCATTATCCGCACCGCAAAAGATTATAATTTTGATATGAAACTGCTGCAAGCCGTAGAAGATGTGAACCAGGCGCAAAAAAGTGTGTTGATTCCCAAAATAAAAGATCACTTTGGCGGCGATATCAACGGCAAAAAATTCGCGATTTGGGGACTCAGTTTTAAACCCAAAACCGATGACATGCGCGAAGCTCCTTCCATCGAAATCATGAAAGCATTGCACAGTGCCGGTGCAACCATTGCAGCACACGATCCTGTGGCAATGGAAGAAGCGAAACATATGGGTGTTACGGAATATGCAACCTTATGCGACGATAATTTTGATACCCTGCACGATGCAGATGGTCTGGTGCTGGTAACGGAATGGCTGAATTATCGCGAACCCGATTTTAAACAAATGAAATCAATGATGCGCACGCCGGTAATTTTTGACGGACGAAATGTTTATAATCCCCAAAAAATGCGTGAGATCGGCTTTGCCTATTATGGCATCGGCAGACGCTAATCGTAAATTCCGCAGTTATGGCAATATTTTATCGAGACGATTGGCGTATCCGGTCGTCTCGTTTTGTTTTTTAACACAATAAAACGAGTATCTTTGCGAAATATCAAAAAATATCTCATATCTGCATCTAAATTGGGCGATAATTCTCTGCATAATGCTGTGCCAATAACAAGCTTTGGCGATTCGGTAAATTTTGATATTCAAAATATCATCTAAAATTAATTAACTTCAGGGAGTGAGCAATCAATGAGTTTGCTGCAAAAAATTAAAGATCATGAAGCGCGGATCGGCGTTGTGGGATTAGGCTACGTTGGTTTGCCGCTGGTTTTGGAATTTGTTCAGGAAAAATTCAACACTGTCGGTTTCGATATCGATCAGGCAAAAGTTGACAAACTGAACAAAGGTGTCTCATATATTAAACACATTCCGTCTGACCGGATCAAAAATTGCCTGGACAAAAATTTGTTCCGCGCAACAACCGATTTCAGCGAGCTGAGCGATGTCGATTGTATTTTGGTTTGCGTGCCAACCCCGCTCAACAAACACCGCGAACCGGATATTTCCTATATCACCAAAACATCCGAAACGATCAGCAAATATCTGCGAAAAGGACAGTTGATTGTTTTGGAAAGCTCCACATATCCGGGAACGACAGAAGAAGTGATGAAATCAATTCTGGAAGAATCCGGATTGAAAGGACACGAAGACTTTTTCCTCGCGTTCTCGCCGGAACGGGAAGACCCGAACAACGCCAATTATTCCACCCGCACAATTCCTAAAGTTGTCGGTGCAAATTCACCGGAATCTTTGGAATTGGCAATCGAATTGTATAACAAAGTCATTGTAAAAACAGTTGCCGTTAGCTCCAGCCAGGCTGCCGAAGCCACTAAATTGCTGGAAAACATTTTCCGCAGCGTAAACATCGCGATGGTCAACGAAATGAAAGTGATTCTCGACCGTATGGGCATCGATGTTTGGGAAGTGATTGAAGCAGCTTCTACCAAGCCCTTCGGTTACATGCCGTTCTATCCCGGTCCGGGATTGGGTGGACACTGCATCCCAATCGATCCGTTTTATCTGACCTGGAAAGCGCGTCAATATGATATCAGCACCAAATTCATCGAACTGGCCGGCGAAGTGAACACGGAAATGCCGTTCTACGTCGTCAATAAAGTAGCGGATGCGCTGAACGATCAGGAAAAAAGCCTCAAAAATTCCAAAGTATTGATTTTGGGAATGGCATACAAAAAAGATATTGACGATTTACGCGAATCACCAACCCTCAAATTGATTGAAATTTTGAGCGATAAAGGTGCGTTGGTAGATTACAACGATCCACTGATTGACGAACTGTATCCGATGCGCCATTATAACTACGAACACAAAAGCGTTGAAATGACGCCCGAAGTGCTCCGTGAATACGATGCAGTTTTAATCTCCACCGATCACTCGGTTTATGATTGGGATATGATCGTTAAACATTCTAAAGTTGTTATCGACACCCGTAATGCCACCAAAAAAGTGGTCGAAAATCGCGAAAAAATTTACAAAGCGTAAACGCGGGTATTTTTCAGCTTAACTTTTAGGCGTTGCGGAATTTCGCAACGCCTTTTTTATTGCCAAAAAAATATTGCTTGCTTTTAGCGCTATTTTCAATATCTTTCCCGATATTCTGTTACGAATGTTGTCCGATTGCCCCCGGATAGTTTTGTCGATATAATGTGCAGTTTTGTTTAAAACGGAACTGTTTGCTGTCATAGATTCTGGTGATAATATATGGAACAACATTTTAATCCGCCGAAGTGCTATGGAAATAACAGCCCAATCTTTTAAAGATCATTTCTGGAAATATACTAACGATTTGTTCGCCCTTCTGGACGAAGGGGGCAGCTTTGTCAAAGTTAACAACGCCTGGAAAAAGCAGCTTGGATTTTCGGAGACAGAGCTGCTGGAAACCCGCTTTTCTGATGTGTTTGTTGATGTCGATCAGCATATTATCTACAATTCCCTCGAAGATTTAAGGCACAAACGGAAAACCGAAACCACCATCCTCGGATCGATCAAAAACAGCGAAAAGCCTTTTCTGTTTATGTGGACAATCTGTTATGACAGCGACATTCAAAAATTTGATGTTGTCGGTGTTCGCATCGAGCCACAAAATATCAAAGATCAAAAAGATAATTTATCGCCAGCCAATATTTTTATTTTCAATCTCCCTAACCATAAATACGAATACATCAGCCGAGAAATGGTATCGTTTACCGGATACGCTCTCCGGGAATTATATGCGATGGGTGACAAGCTTCTGGAAACATTAGTGCATCCGGATGACCTCGAAAAAGTATTAATGCATATGGATATTCTGGCGAATGGTGAAAAAGGGAAAATTGTTGAATTTGAAAACCGAATGCTCCGGATCGATGGCAAAATGATTTGGGTGAGCAACCGCATTTCCGGTTTCCGGTATGACAAAAAAGATAAACCGATCGAAATCATCGGGTCCATCGAAGACATCACTAAACACAAAGTTGAAATCCAGAAAATTCAGGAGCAGAAAGAATTTCTCCGAAGCATTTTTACAGGCATCGAAATGGCGTTGTTTGTTGTTGATGTTGCTGTTGACGGTGAATTTTATTACCGGGAATTAAACCCGGTTTATGAACGCCTGACCGGATTAACAACCGAATGGATCAAAGGGCGCAAACCGGATGAACTACACCCGCGCTTTTCGTATGAAATGATTGACCTAATCAAAAGCAGGTATGCCAACTGTGTGGATTCCGGCGAGAATATCCAATACGAAGAGCAACGCAATTTTGACGGTCAGGAAAGCTGGTGGTTAACCACTTTAACGCCGCTCAAAGAGGTTGACGGGCGAATTTTCCGGATTGTCGGTAGTTCTGCGTTAATCACCAAACAAAAGCAATTAGAAAACGATCTGAAAGCATCCAATAAAGAATTGGCAGAGTTTGGGCAAAGTATCTCGCATGATTTGCAGGCACCCCTACGCCGGATCGCATCTTTCGCGCAATTGCTGGAGATGGATTACAAAGATAAGTTGGATGATGAAGCCAAGGATTTTATCCAAAAAATTTACACTGGCGCCAAACAAATGCAAACCATGATTCAGGAATTGTTAAAATATTCCCGAATATCCCATCGCGAATTAAACATGCGCGAAATCGATATGAATTGGTTGATAAAAGATGCAATACTGGTGCTGGATAAGCAGATCGAACTCGTTGGCGGTAAAATAAAAACCCAGAATTTGCCCACAGTTCACGGCAATAAGCAAATGCTCTCGTTGCTTTTCCAAAATCTCATTAGCAATGCAATAAAATATAATGAACGGCTGCCGGAGATTGAAATTGGTGTATATCAGGATGAAAACAGTTATGTTTTTTGGGTGAAAGATAACGGCATCGGCATCGAAAAAGAATATTTTGGTGATATTTTCAAAACATTTCGCCGATTACATCCATCCAATAAATATTCCGGCACGGGCATTGGGTTATCAAATTGCAAAAAAATTGTCGAACGGCACGGCGGAGAAATCTGGCTGGAATCCACCGTTACCGAAGGATCTACATTTTTTGTCCGGTTACCTCACCTAACCAACGCAAATTCCTGAAATACTAATTTATCTGCATCCATTCCCCGCCAAATTTTTCAAAAAAACAAGATATTGAGACAGTTTGTTCCCGAATTGTGAA of Calditrichia bacterium contains these proteins:
- a CDS encoding nucleotide sugar dehydrogenase — encoded protein: MSLLQKIKDHEARIGVVGLGYVGLPLVLEFVQEKFNTVGFDIDQAKVDKLNKGVSYIKHIPSDRIKNCLDKNLFRATTDFSELSDVDCILVCVPTPLNKHREPDISYITKTSETISKYLRKGQLIVLESSTYPGTTEEVMKSILEESGLKGHEDFFLAFSPEREDPNNANYSTRTIPKVVGANSPESLELAIELYNKVIVKTVAVSSSQAAEATKLLENIFRSVNIAMVNEMKVILDRMGIDVWEVIEAASTKPFGYMPFYPGPGLGGHCIPIDPFYLTWKARQYDISTKFIELAGEVNTEMPFYVVNKVADALNDQEKSLKNSKVLILGMAYKKDIDDLRESPTLKLIEILSDKGALVDYNDPLIDELYPMRHYNYEHKSVEMTPEVLREYDAVLISTDHSVYDWDMIVKHSKVVIDTRNATKKVVENREKIYKA
- a CDS encoding outer membrane lipoprotein carrier protein LolA — encoded protein: MIRFFWQKMMLLSVLGLMVVSQVAVAENVDDVIKKVQKKYRSAKNIHIEFTEKVRFSLTGTEVEVPAVLQMEGQDKFRLESEDQLVVNNGETFWRFNKLDSQVLVDYAKKSDQDVMLNTFLNDFRDQYYAQLLEEMKIEGVNHYVIRLTPKPNENSIFTSVKIWVKDKDWEIDRLIYEDYNTNETEYVISKTNFDPKFQETLFSFNPPEGIEVIDLRL
- a CDS encoding PAS domain S-box protein, which codes for MEITAQSFKDHFWKYTNDLFALLDEGGSFVKVNNAWKKQLGFSETELLETRFSDVFVDVDQHIIYNSLEDLRHKRKTETTILGSIKNSEKPFLFMWTICYDSDIQKFDVVGVRIEPQNIKDQKDNLSPANIFIFNLPNHKYEYISREMVSFTGYALRELYAMGDKLLETLVHPDDLEKVLMHMDILANGEKGKIVEFENRMLRIDGKMIWVSNRISGFRYDKKDKPIEIIGSIEDITKHKVEIQKIQEQKEFLRSIFTGIEMALFVVDVAVDGEFYYRELNPVYERLTGLTTEWIKGRKPDELHPRFSYEMIDLIKSRYANCVDSGENIQYEEQRNFDGQESWWLTTLTPLKEVDGRIFRIVGSSALITKQKQLENDLKASNKELAEFGQSISHDLQAPLRRIASFAQLLEMDYKDKLDDEAKDFIQKIYTGAKQMQTMIQELLKYSRISHRELNMREIDMNWLIKDAILVLDKQIELVGGKIKTQNLPTVHGNKQMLSLLFQNLISNAIKYNERLPEIEIGVYQDENSYVFWVKDNGIGIEKEYFGDIFKTFRRLHPSNKYSGTGIGLSNCKKIVERHGGEIWLESTVTEGSTFFVRLPHLTNANS
- a CDS encoding polysaccharide biosynthesis tyrosine autokinase translates to MENYRENFENEQELSLQDYLRVLYGGRFIILASFLAVLVSTAIFTFMSEPVYEAGATILVEDERSVERALFDVNYLSQQSTMIANQVEILKSRTLAERVVQSLEAAPYRDSLEIFQPLSDDSYLVMREQADWLMAHLTITPRQESDVIELRFSAGSAFEAAEICNVITRTYQQLNKEYNLSEFKELREFLEFQLNKKNEELRKSEEELRTYRENRKLVALDESTRELITRVAEAQAQLEASLVEMEANQEQKRSLERQLEDRRETMATEVTQISSPLLEELQREYAKVVNEKVKYETLLAQEPTIDPKVYSSQIQSLKSRIEAVQMRLKEEAERIANTSMVADPLEIAQSLIKSILEIETRIKGGSAKINALRDVVSHYDRQLELLPAQGLDLARLERQVEVDKNTYILLTQKLEETRITEAGQKETIRVVDRAIEPEYPVSPKKARNLLLGAILGLGLGIGLTFLTEYLDNSIKNPEVLERMKLSVLAIIPEISEKEALSKVAAANGQGKNGKALSLEKPSEARLITHIDPKSPVSEAFRTLRTNIQFQQLKAEDTTLMVTSSTPKEGKSTTIANLAITMAQMGGKTLLVDTDLRRPVVHSIFNEKKDRGITNFLMGKMEFDDVVKPTFVDNLYIVSSGPLPPNPSELLASDEMDEFIRQAKEKFDLVLFDSPPIIAVTDAAILSTKLGGVIVVIKAHQTDKNAVMRAKSLLDNVNANIVGCLLNGVNLERSYGSYYYHYYYQYYSYYGHDLKRKKSQKA
- a CDS encoding DNA translocase FtsK, which translates into the protein MADNNRKRSSRKNSKAKSQPQVQSSPDTKTRTKKTFSAKDSARLRSVGGLLLFAAGVMFFLAVLTYSQTDPVLSSNVPQNKYVTQNVLGLVGATVAQPVFVYIFGYASLIFPMLMMFYGIYILMNQPLNKLARLTALGLSWAYFVAIVLAIPESLETAGASVNYFPSGMVGGITADLIARFMGRFALGFITTVFLMILLILTFEFHVAAIPAAIGNFFRNIIDSITGFFQNIFDRVSGGWQSLTGWAGKTARLPQKVEPAEIERFTRETDDATPVIYEEPQREISLDGDLELDSTSYGEMLAQEDLKKAHALDDQLLNDPAPNSRKDIEIRQNPPVESSPTDLEFPRPEGIYTPEELPKSGNMPVIDELEEVEQVKPKFLENYDKLVAEAAGKYVLPPFDLLDEDETQSKVSREELMANADRLEHTLANFNVKAFVKKVIEGPVITLYAVRPAEGVKISQITNLSDDLALAMKARGIRMIAPIPGESAIGIEIPNRKPSIVYFKSVMRSEKFQQHPGQLVLGMGKTIGGEVFCADLTRMPHLLIAGATGAGKSVGINTIITSIIYRVPPSDVKFVMIDPKKLELSLYAKLKDQYLAICPDIDETVITHPQNAILVLRAAVNEMEERYDILAKVGVRDIISYNKRVEKLQQSGEKIEYRKLPYIVVIIDELADLILTASREVEEPITRLAQMARAVGIHLIVATQRPSVDILTGLIKANFPTRIAYQVATRPDSKTILDMYGAEKLIGNGDMLFLPPGTGKPVRLQNPYISTEEVEHIIQHVRKQPKFPPYELKLLRDVREPSSEAVKKFNQDDLFDKAKEIVIRHQSGSTSLLQRKLQIGYARAGRLMDALEQAGIVGPSQGSKARDVLISSMDS
- a CDS encoding UDP-glucose/GDP-mannose dehydrogenase family protein, whose translation is MKLTIIGTGYVGLVAGACFAESGNNVICMDKDENKIGKLKSGVIPIYEPGLDLLVKRNQSNGRLTFTTDMQAAVQKSDVIFIAVGTPPGEDGSADLSYVLAVAKSIGEHMNAHKIVVNKSTVPVGTADKVADAVRKHTDLPFNVVSNPEFLKEGAAIDDFMYPDRVIIGTSSNEVAEVMKELYSPFVRTGNPIIIMDERSAEVTKYAANSILATKISFMNEIANLCDCIGADVEMVRKGIGSDKRIGYSFIFPGVGYGGSCFPKDVKAIIRTAKDYNFDMKLLQAVEDVNQAQKSVLIPKIKDHFGGDINGKKFAIWGLSFKPKTDDMREAPSIEIMKALHSAGATIAAHDPVAMEEAKHMGVTEYATLCDDNFDTLHDADGLVLVTEWLNYREPDFKQMKSMMRTPVIFDGRNVYNPQKMREIGFAYYGIGRR